One genomic region from Buchnera aphidicola (Melanaphis sacchari) encodes:
- the rplE gene encoding 50S ribosomal protein L5, with protein sequence MATLYDYYKCTVIKNLMKELNYTSIMQVPKIDKIILNMGVGAAASDKKILSNAVSDLTLISGQKPFITKARKSVSSFKIRQGYPIGCKVTLRGQRKWDFLERLITIAIPRIRDFRGLSIKSFDGRGNYSLGIREQIIFPEIDYDKIDRIRGLDVTITTTAKSNEEGRILLSSFNFPFRK encoded by the coding sequence ATGGCAACTTTATATGATTATTACAAGTGTACAGTAATTAAAAATCTTATGAAAGAGTTGAATTATACCTCCATAATGCAAGTTCCTAAGATTGACAAGATAATTTTAAACATGGGAGTTGGCGCTGCAGCATCAGATAAAAAAATTTTATCTAATGCCGTATCAGATTTAACGCTAATATCTGGTCAAAAACCATTTATTACTAAAGCAAGAAAATCTGTTTCTAGTTTTAAAATTCGACAAGGTTATCCAATTGGTTGCAAGGTAACATTACGTGGTCAAAGAAAATGGGACTTTTTAGAACGTTTGATTACAATTGCTATTCCACGTATTCGAGATTTTAGAGGATTATCAATTAAATCTTTTGATGGAAGAGGAAATTATAGTTTAGGAATACGAGAACAAATTATTTTTCCTGAAATTGATTATGATAAAATTGATCGTATTCGTGGTTTAGATGTTACTATTACTACTACTGCAAAATCTAATGAAGAAGGTCGAATATTATTATCTTCTTTTAATTTTCCATTTCGTAAGTAA
- the rpsN gene encoding 30S ribosomal protein S14, with protein sequence MAKQSMKEREKKRLKLANKFYVQRTELKNIIGNIKFSEEDRWNAVLKLQKFPRDSSPSRQRNRCRQTGRPHAFLRKFGLSRIKVREAAMKGEIPGLKKASW encoded by the coding sequence ATGGCAAAACAATCAATGAAAGAACGTGAAAAAAAACGTTTAAAATTAGCTAATAAATTTTATGTACAACGTACTGAATTAAAAAATATTATAGGCAACATCAAATTTTCTGAAGAAGATCGTTGGAATGCTGTTCTTAAACTACAAAAATTTCCTCGTGATTCCAGTCCTTCACGTCAAAGAAATAGATGTCGTCAAACTGGTCGTCCTCATGCTTTTTTACGAAAATTTGGATTAAGTCGTATCAAGGTTAGAGAAGCTGCTATGAAGGGTGAAATTCCAGGTTTAAAAAAAGCTAGTTGGTAA
- the rpsH gene encoding 30S ribosomal protein S8 has product MSMQDPVADMLTRIRNGQSANKNSVKMPFSNLKNAILVLLKKEGYIQDFNVQGHKKLELEIFLKYFKGKAVIEKIQRVSCPSLRIYKKRNDLPKIMAGLGIAVISTSQGVMTDSMARRLGLGGEVICYVA; this is encoded by the coding sequence ATGAGTATGCAAGATCCCGTAGCAGATATGCTCACTCGTATTCGGAATGGACAATCAGCTAATAAAAATTCCGTTAAAATGCCTTTTTCAAATTTAAAAAATGCTATTTTAGTATTATTAAAAAAAGAAGGTTATATTCAGGATTTTAATGTTCAAGGTCATAAAAAGTTAGAATTGGAAATATTTTTAAAATATTTTAAAGGAAAAGCCGTTATTGAAAAAATTCAACGCGTAAGTTGCCCTAGTTTACGAATATATAAGAAAAGAAATGATTTACCTAAGATAATGGCAGGTTTGGGAATTGCAGTTATATCTACATCTCAAGGTGTTATGACAGATAGTATGGCGCGTCGGCTTGGTCTTGGTGGTGAAGTTATATGCTACGTAGCTTAA
- the rplF gene encoding 50S ribosomal protein L6 produces the protein MSRIAKRPIHVPENIQVQLNQQLISVKGKYGHLKRIIHDAVEVKYSNYTIVFSARPGFSDGWAQAGTSRALVSSMVTGVSEKFFKKLQFSGVGYRVSIVKENIVHMVLGYSHPILYTLPPDINVEVISPTEIIIKGIDKQLVGQIAANLRSYRKPEPYKGKGIRYSDETIHIKEAKKK, from the coding sequence ATGTCTCGTATTGCGAAGCGTCCAATTCATGTTCCTGAAAATATTCAAGTTCAGTTAAATCAACAATTAATATCTGTCAAGGGAAAATATGGTCATCTTAAGCGGATTATTCATGATGCAGTTGAAGTAAAATATTCAAATTATACAATAGTTTTTTCCGCACGTCCTGGATTTTCTGATGGTTGGGCTCAAGCGGGTACTTCAAGAGCACTTGTTAGTTCAATGGTTACAGGAGTATCAGAAAAATTTTTTAAGAAATTACAGTTTTCTGGAGTAGGATATCGTGTATCTATAGTAAAGGAAAATATTGTTCATATGGTTTTGGGTTATTCTCATCCTATTTTATATACTTTGCCTCCTGATATTAACGTAGAGGTTATATCTCCTACAGAGATTATCATTAAAGGAATAGATAAACAATTAGTTGGTCAAATCGCTGCTAATTTAAGGTCTTATAGAAAGCCAGAGCCTTATAAAGGAAAAGGCATACGTTATTCAGACGAAACTATACATATAAAAGAGGCTAAGAAAAAGTAA
- the rplR gene encoding 50S ribosomal protein L18, producing MFFKNKKTNSRIRRSFKTRCKIKSLNAVRLVVHRTSRHMYAQVISPDSKVLVCASTLEKNIKLNLKYTGNKEASEVIGKVIAQRSLSKGILKVSFDRSGFKYHGRIKTLADSARNFGLKF from the coding sequence ATGTTTTTTAAAAATAAAAAAACAAATTCTCGTATACGTCGATCTTTTAAAACGCGTTGTAAAATTAAATCGTTAAATGCAGTACGTTTAGTTGTTCATCGTACCTCTCGTCATATGTATGCTCAGGTAATTTCTCCTGATTCTAAGGTGTTAGTTTGTGCTTCTACTTTAGAAAAAAATATCAAATTAAATTTGAAATATACTGGAAATAAAGAAGCTTCAGAAGTTATTGGTAAGGTTATTGCTCAGCGATCTTTGTCAAAAGGTATTCTTAAAGTTTCTTTTGATCGGTCAGGTTTTAAGTACCATGGACGTATAAAAACACTAGCAGATTCTGCTCGTAATTTTGGATTAAAGTTTTAA
- the rpsE gene encoding 30S ribosomal protein S5, with the protein MVNTEKKNNNELQEKLITVNRVSKTVKGGRIFSFTALTVVGNGEGRVGFGYGKAREVPAAIQKAMEKARRSMISIPLVNKTLQHSLKGSHTGSNIFMKPASDGTGIIAGGAMRAVLEVAGIHNVLAKTYGSTNPINVVRATMNGLINMKSPEMIAAKRNKSIKEILG; encoded by the coding sequence ATGGTTAATACAGAAAAAAAAAATAATAATGAACTACAAGAAAAATTAATTACTGTTAACCGAGTTTCAAAAACAGTTAAAGGTGGGCGAATATTTTCATTTACAGCATTAACAGTAGTTGGAAATGGAGAGGGTCGTGTAGGTTTTGGTTATGGAAAGGCACGCGAAGTACCAGCAGCTATTCAAAAAGCTATGGAAAAAGCACGACGTAGTATGATTAGTATACCATTGGTAAATAAAACTTTACAGCATTCTTTAAAAGGGTCTCATACAGGATCTAATATTTTTATGAAACCTGCATCAGACGGAACTGGAATTATAGCAGGTGGAGCTATGCGTGCTGTATTAGAAGTTGCTGGCATACATAATGTATTAGCTAAAACCTATGGATCAACAAATCCTATTAATGTTGTTCGTGCGACAATGAATGGTTTAATTAATATGAAATCTCCAGAAATGATAGCTGCTAAAAGAAATAAATCTATTAAAGAAATATTAGGATAA
- the rpmD gene encoding 50S ribosomal protein L30 — MKNIKITQIKSKIGRIPKHKKILFGLGLKRIGHSVIRQDNPAIRGMIKKISYILKVQEQEESL; from the coding sequence ATGAAAAATATTAAAATAACTCAAATTAAAAGTAAAATAGGTCGCATACCTAAACATAAAAAAATTTTGTTTGGACTTGGGTTAAAACGTATTGGACATAGCGTAATACGTCAAGACAACCCTGCAATTCGAGGCATGATTAAAAAAATATCATATATTTTAAAAGTACAAGAACAAGAGGAGTCATTGTAA
- the rplO gene encoding 50S ribosomal protein L15, with protein sequence MHLNTISPAYKSRQNRKRLGRGIGSGFGKTAGRGHKGQKSRSGGHVNRGFEGGQMPLYRRLPKFGFKSRKKAVTEEVRLSDISNLSTNLIDLNVLKKERIINKNIKYVKIIYSGELKTSLILKGLRVTKSVRATIENHGGKIEG encoded by the coding sequence ATGCATTTAAATACTATTTCTCCCGCATATAAATCTCGCCAAAATCGAAAAAGATTAGGTCGCGGAATTGGTTCAGGTTTTGGAAAAACTGCAGGACGGGGACATAAAGGTCAAAAATCTAGATCCGGAGGTCATGTTAATCGTGGGTTTGAAGGGGGTCAAATGCCTTTGTATAGAAGACTGCCTAAATTTGGATTTAAATCTCGCAAGAAAGCTGTTACAGAAGAAGTTCGTTTGTCAGATATATCTAATTTATCTACTAATTTGATTGATTTGAATGTTTTAAAAAAAGAAAGAATTATTAATAAAAATATTAAATATGTAAAAATTATTTATTCTGGAGAACTAAAAACGTCATTAATATTAAAAGGATTACGCGTGACAAAGTCTGTTCGCGCTACAATTGAAAATCATGGTGGAAAAATTGAAGGATAA
- the secY gene encoding preprotein translocase subunit SecY — protein MIKTLGLNLKNSQKSIIELKKRIIFVIIALIIFRIGSFIPIPGIDTTILSKILNDHKGTIVEMFNMFSGGALSRASIFALGIMPYISASIIMQLLTLVIPFLSELKKEGESGRHKINQYTRYATLILALFQSIGVVTGLSSVSSMHHIVIHSDFYFYFTAVIILVTGTMFLMWLGELITECGIGNGISIIIFIGIIAGLPSAIIHTIEQTRQGNLNFIIFFFILFLIFSVIFFVVFIERSQRKIIVNYAQRQRGRRIYSTPSTHLPLKINMSGVIPAIFASSVVLFPATIISWFNIDDKWHIIKIIAFYFQPNQPLYLVLYVVSIIFFCFFYTGLMFNPRETADNLKKSGAFISGIRPGEQTAKYINVIMMRLTFFGSLYISFICLIPEFMRSAMNVPFYFGGTSLLIVVVVIMEFIVQIQTLIMSSKYDAMLKKANF, from the coding sequence ATGATTAAGACATTGGGATTAAATCTTAAAAATTCTCAAAAAAGTATTATTGAATTAAAAAAAAGAATTATTTTCGTAATCATTGCGCTAATTATTTTTCGTATTGGATCTTTTATTCCTATTCCAGGAATTGATACCACGATTTTATCTAAAATTTTAAATGATCATAAAGGCACTATTGTTGAAATGTTTAATATGTTTTCTGGTGGTGCTTTAAGTCGTGCTTCTATTTTTGCTTTAGGTATTATGCCTTATATATCAGCTTCTATTATAATGCAATTACTAACTTTAGTAATACCTTTTTTAAGTGAACTAAAAAAAGAAGGAGAATCTGGACGTCATAAAATTAATCAGTATACAAGATATGCTACTTTGATCTTGGCATTATTTCAGTCTATAGGAGTTGTTACAGGTTTATCGAGTGTATCAAGTATGCATCATATTGTAATACATTCTGATTTTTATTTTTATTTTACTGCTGTTATTATTTTGGTTACTGGAACTATGTTTTTAATGTGGTTAGGTGAACTTATTACAGAATGTGGTATTGGAAATGGTATCTCTATTATCATTTTCATAGGTATAATAGCAGGATTGCCTTCTGCAATTATTCATACTATTGAACAAACTAGACAAGGTAATTTAAATTTTATAATTTTCTTTTTTATTTTGTTTTTAATTTTTTCAGTAATTTTTTTTGTAGTTTTCATTGAAAGAAGTCAAAGAAAAATAATTGTTAATTATGCTCAACGTCAACGAGGTCGTCGTATTTATTCAACTCCGAGTACACATTTGCCTTTAAAAATTAATATGTCTGGTGTTATTCCGGCAATATTTGCTTCAAGTGTAGTGCTTTTCCCTGCTACTATTATATCTTGGTTTAATATAGATGATAAATGGCACATAATAAAAATTATTGCCTTTTATTTTCAACCTAATCAACCTTTATATTTAGTATTATATGTTGTTTCTATAATATTTTTTTGCTTTTTTTATACTGGATTAATGTTTAATCCTCGTGAAACTGCAGATAATTTAAAAAAGTCAGGTGCTTTCATTTCAGGTATTCGTCCTGGTGAGCAAACTGCTAAATATATTAATGTAATAATGATGAGATTAACTTTTTTTGGCTCTTTATATATTTCTTTTATTTGTTTAATACCAGAATTTATGAGAAGTGCTATGAATGTACCTTTTTATTTTGGAGGTACGTCTTTATTAATTGTAGTTGTAGTGATCATGGAATTTATTGTCCAAATTCAAACTTTGATTATGTCTAGTAAATACGATGCAATGTTAAAAAAAGCTAATTTTTAA
- the rpmJ gene encoding 50S ribosomal protein L36, whose product MKVKASVKTLCRDCKIVRRNNVVRVICSNDPKHKQRQG is encoded by the coding sequence ATGAAAGTCAAAGCATCTGTTAAAACTTTATGTCGTGATTGTAAAATAGTACGAAGAAACAATGTTGTACGTGTTATTTGCAGTAATGATCCGAAGCATAAACAGCGTCAAGGCTAG
- the rpsM gene encoding 30S ribosomal protein S13: protein MARIAGINIPENKHAVIALTAIYGIGRKLSKKICHDSKISEKIKIIDLKESQIDVLRENVAKYVVEGDLRREKTLNIKRLIDLNCYRGLRHRRGLPVRGQRTKTNARTCKGPRKAIKK, encoded by the coding sequence ATGGCTCGTATTGCTGGCATTAATATTCCTGAAAATAAACATGCTGTAATTGCGTTAACAGCTATATATGGAATAGGCAGAAAATTATCTAAAAAGATTTGTCATGATTCCAAAATTTCTGAGAAAATTAAAATAATAGATTTAAAGGAATCTCAAATAGATGTGTTAAGAGAAAATGTTGCAAAGTATGTTGTTGAAGGTGATTTAAGAAGAGAAAAAACTTTAAATATTAAACGTTTGATTGATTTGAATTGTTATCGGGGTTTACGTCATCGTAGAGGACTTCCAGTCCGCGGACAAAGAACTAAAACCAATGCACGTACTTGCAAGGGTCCGCGAAAGGCGATAAAAAAATAA